One stretch of Hemibagrus wyckioides isolate EC202008001 linkage group LG01, SWU_Hwy_1.0, whole genome shotgun sequence DNA includes these proteins:
- the LOC131353435 gene encoding myosin-7 isoform X1: MTDAQMAEFGAAASYLRKSDKERLEAQTRPFDMKKECFVPEPEEEYIKATIISRDGDKVTCDTSKGTTVTVKEADIHPQNPPKFDKIEDMAMFTFLHEPAVLFNLKERYAAWMIYTYSGLFCVTVNPYKWLPVYNQEVVLAYRGKKRSEAPPHIFSISDNAYQYMLADRENQSILITGESGAGKTVNTKRVIQYFASIAAGGIAKKDTSDKKVKKNIQLTYILLYAAGKMTFCNNISFIFCFQGTLEDQIIQCNPALEAFGNAKTIRNDNSSRFGKFIRIHFGATGKLASADIETYLLEKSRVTFQLKAERDYHIFYQILSQRKPELLEMLLITANPYDYAFISQGETQVASINDAEELMATDEAFDVLGFTQEEKNSIYKLTGAIMHYGNMKFKQKQREEQAEADGTEDADKSAYLMGLNSADLIKALCHPRVKVGNEWVTKGQNVQQVYYAVGALSKAVYEKMFLWMVVRINQSLDTKQPRQYFIGVLDIAGFEIFDFNTFEQLCINFTNEKLQQFFNHHMFVLEQEEYKKEGIEWTFIDFGMDLQACIDLIEKPMGIMSILEEECMFPKASDTTFKAKLYDNHLGKSANFQKPRIVKGKPEAHFSLVHYAGTVDYNINNWLVKNKDPLNETVVGLYQKSTMKLLAILFQNYASADSAETGGKGKEKKKKGSSFQTVSALHRENLNKLMTNLRSTHPHFVRCIIPNETKTPGAMENPLVMHQLRCNGVLEGIRICRKGFPNRILYGDFKQRYRILNPAAIPEGQFIDSRKGAEKLLGSLDIDHNQYKFGHTKVFFKAGLLGLLEEMRDDRLALILTRIQARARGLLSRIEFQKIVERRDALLVIQWNVRAFMGVKNWPWMKLYFKIKPLLRSAEAEKEMANMKEEFLKLKEAYAKSEARRKELEEKMVSLLQEKNDLQLQVQAEQDNLCDAEERCEGLIKNKIQLEAKCKELTERLEDEEEMNAELTAKKRKLEDECSELKKDIDDLELTLAKVEKEKHATENKVKNLTEEMAALDEIIAKLTKEKKALQEAHQQTLDDLQSEEDKVNTLTKAKAKLEQQVDDLEGSLEQEKKLRMDLERIKRKLEGDLKLTQENIMDLENDKQQLEERLKKKDFEINQLNSKIEDEQAMASQLQKKLKELQARIEELEEELEAERAARAKVEKQRADLARELEEISERLEEAGGATAAQIEMNKKREAEFQKLRRDLEEATLHHEATAATLRKKHADSVADLGEQIDNLQRVKQKLEKEKSELRLELDDVVSNMEQIVKSKTNLEKMCRTLEDQMTEYRSKFEEGQRSINDLSMQKAKLQTENGELTRQLEEKDSLVSQLTRSKQSYTQQIEDLKRQLEEEVKAKNALAHAVQSARHDSDLLREQYEEEQEAKGELQRSLSKANSEVAQWRTKYETDAIQRTEELEDAKKKLAQRLQDAEEAVEAVNAKCSSLEKTKHRLQNEIEDLMVDVERSNAAAAALDKKQRNFDKILAEWKQKYEESQSELESSQKEARSLSTELFKLKNSYEESLDHLETMKRENKNLQEEISDLTEQIGESGKSIHELEKIRKQLEQEKTEIQSALEEAEASLEHEEGKILRAQLEFSQVKAEIERKLAEKDEEMEQAKRNHQRVVDTLQSSLESETRSRNEALRLKKKMEGDLNEMEIQLSQANRQAAEAQKQLKSLHGHMKDTQLHLDDALRANDDLKENIAIVERRNNLLQAELDELRSLVEQTERGRKLAEQELLDVSERVQLLHSQNTSLLNQKKKLEADTSQLQTEVEEALQECRNAEEKAKKAITDAAMMAEELKKEQDTSAHLERMKKNMEQTIKDLQHRLDEAEQIAMKGGKKQVQKLEARVRELENEVEIEQRKASDSVKGIRKYERRIKELTYQTEEDRKNLARLQDLVDKLQLKVKSYKRTAEEAEEQANSNLSKFRKIQHELDEAEERADIAESQVNKLRAKSRDTGSKKGHDEE, from the exons ATGACGGATGCACAGATGGCAGAGTTTGGGGCTGCAGCTTCTTATCTGCGAAAGTCAGACAAGGAGCGACTAGAGGCCCAGACCCGGCCCTTCGACATGAAGAAAGAGTGCTTTGTCCCCGAACCAGAGGAGGAGTACATTAAAGCAACAATCATCAGTCGCGATGGTGACAAAGTCACCTGTGACACCTCTAAGGGAACG ACTGTGACTGTCAAAGAAGCAGACATTCACCCTCAGAACCCGCCAAAGTTCGATAAAATTGAGGACATGGCGATGTTCACCTTCCTGCATGAGCCTGCTGTGCTGTTTAACCTCAAAGAGCGTTATGCAGCCTGGATGATCTAC ACCTATTCAGGACTCTTCTGTGTAACTGTCAACCCCTATAAGTGGCTGCCAGTGTACAACCAAGAAGTTGTTCTAGCCTACAGAGGCAAGAAGAGGAGTGAAGCTCCTCCTCACATCTTCTCCATTTCTGATAACGCCTACCAGTACATGCTGGCAG acagGGAAAACCAGTCTATCCTCATCAC TGGAGAATCTGGTGCTGGAAAGACTGTGAACACCAAGAGAGTCATCCAGTACTTTGCGAGTATTGCTGCTGGTGGTATTGCCAAGAAGGACACCAGTGAtaagaaggtaaaaaaaaatatacaactgACATATATACTGTTGTACGCTGCAGGAAAAATGACTTTTTGtaataatatttcttttatCTTTTGTTTCCAGGGTACTCTGGAGGATCAGATCATCCAGTGTAACCCTGCTCTGGAAGCCTTTGGTAATGCCAAGACCATCAGAAATGATAACTCCTCTCGTTTT GGCAAATTCATCCGAATCCACTTTGGTGCTACTGGCAAGCTTGCCTCTGCTGACATTGAGACTT ATCTTCTAGAGAAGTCCCGTGTGACTTTCCAGCTCAAAGCTGAGAGAGACTACCATATCTTCTATCAGATCTTGTCTCAGAGGAAACCTGAGCTGCTCG AAATGCTGCTTATAACTGCTAACCCGTACGATTATGCCTTCATCTCCCAAGGAGAGACCCAAGTAGCCTCTATTAATGATGCTGAAGAGCTTATGGCTACTGAT GAAGCTTTTGATGTGCTGGGATTTACCCAAGAGGAAAAGAACAGCATCTACAAGCTGACTGGTGCCATCATGCACTACGGCAATATGAAGTTCAAGCAGAAGCAAAGAGAGGAGCAGGCTGAGGCTGACGGCACCGAAG ATGCTGACAAATCTGCTTACCTCATGGGCCTGAACTCTGCCGATCTCATCAAGGCTCTGTGTCACCCCAGAGTCAAAGTAGGAAATGAGTGGGTCACcaaaggacaaaatgtccagCAG gtGTATTATGCTGTTGGTGCGCTGTCAAAGGCAGTGTATGAGAAGATGTTCCTTTGGATGGTTGTGAGAATTAACCAGTCTCTGGACACCAAGCAGCCTCGCCAGTACTTCATTGGTGTGCTGGATATCGCTGGCTTTGAGATCTTTgat TTCAACACCTTTGAGCAGCTGTGTATCAACTTTACTAATGAGAAGTTGCAGCAGTTTTTCAACCACCACATGTTTGTGCTGGAGCAAGAAGAATACAAGAAAGAGGGTATTGAGTGGACATTCATTGACTTTGGCATGGACTTGCAGGCTTGTATTGATCTCATTGAAAAA cCCATGGGTATCATGTCCATCCTTGAAGAGGAGTGCATGTTCCCCAAAGCCAGTGATACCACATTCAAAGCCAAGCTTTATGACAATCACTTGGGCAAATCTGCTAACTTCCAGAAGCCCAGGATTGTGAAGGGTAAACCAGAGGCTCACTTTTCACTGGTTCACTATGCTGGCACTGTTGACTACAACATTAACAACTGGCTGGTGAAGAACAAGGATCCACTCAATGAAACTGTTGTGGGGCTATACCAGAAGTCCACAATGAAATTGCTTGCTATCCTTTTTCAAAACTATGCTAGCGCTGATTCAG CGGAAACAggtggaaaaggaaaggaaaagaagaaaaaggggTCTTCTTTCCAGACTGTGTCTGCCCTTCACAGG GAGAATTTAAACAAGCTGATGACCAACCTGAGATCAACTCACCCTCATTTTGTGCGCTGCATCATCCCCAATGAGACCAAGACTCCTGGGGCCATGGAGAATCCTCTAGTAATGCACCAGCTGCGCTGTAACGGTGTGCTGGAGGGCATCAGAATCTGCAGAAAGGGCTTCCCCAACAGGATCCTCTATGGGGACTTCAAACAGAG atacCGTATATTAAATCCTGCTGCTATCCCGGAGGGACAGTTTATTGACAGCAGAAAGGGAGCAGAAAAGCTGCTGGGATCCCTGGACATTGACCACAACCAGTACAAGTTTGGCCATACCAAG gtgttcttcAAGGCTGGTCTGCTGGGCCTCCTTGAGGAGATGAGAGATGACCGTCTTGCTCTCATCCTCACTCGTATTCAGGCCCGTGCTCGTGGTCTTCTTTCGAGAATTGAATTCCAGAAAATTGTTGAGCGGCg GGATGCCTTGCTAGTTATCCAGTGGAATGTCCGTGCTTTCATGGGTGTCAAGAATTGGCCCTGGATGAAGCTCTACTTCAAAATCAAACCACTGTTACGGTCAGCTGAGGCTGAAAAGGAGATGGCCAACATGAAGGAAGAATTCTTGAAGCTTAAAGAAGCCTATGCCAAATCTGAAGCCCGCAGAAAGGAGCTTGAGGAGAAAATGGTCTCACTTCTCCAAGAGAAAAATGACCTGCAACTCCAAGTCCAGGCT GAGCAAGACAATCTTTGTGATGCTGAGGAGCGATGTGAAGGTCTGATTAAGAACAAGATCCAACTTGAAGCTAAATGCAAAGAGTTGACTGAAAGACtggaagatgaagaggaaatgAATGCTGAGCTGACAGCTAAGAAGAGAAAGCTGGAGGATGAATGCTCTGAACTCAAGAAAGACATTGATGATCTGGAGCTTACTCTGGCCAaagtggagaaggagaagcatGCCACTGAGAATAAG GTTAAAAACCTGACTGAGGAAATGGCTGCTCTTGATGAAATCATCGCCAAGCTGACCAAGGAGAAAAAAGCTCTCCAGGAAGCTCATCAGCAAACACTGGATGATCTGCAGAGTGAGGAGGACAAAGTCAACACTCTGACCAAAGCTAAAGCTAAACTGGAGCAGCAAGTTGATGAT CTTGAGGGCTCACTGGAACAGGAAAAGAAGCTTCGCATGGACCTTGAGAGAATTAAGAGAAAACTTGAAGGCGACTTAAAATTGACTCAGGAGAATATTATGGACCTGGAAAATGATAAGCAACAGCTGGAGGAAAGGCTGAAAAA GAAAGATTTTGAGATCAACCAACTCAACAGCAAAATTGAGGATGAACAAGCAATGGCATCCCAACTTCAAAAGAAACTTAAGGAGTTGCAG GCCCGTATAGAAGAGCTTGAAGAAGAGTTGGAGGCTGAGAGAGCTGCTCGTGCCAAGGTTGAGAAGCAAAGGGCAGATTTGGCTCGAGAACTGGAGGAGATCAGCGAGAGGCTGGAGGAGGCCGGTGGAGCCACAGCTGCCCAGATTGAAATGAACAAGAAGAGAGAGGCTGAGTTCCAGAAACTGCGCAGAGACCTTGAAGAGGCCACCCTGCATCATGAGGCCACTGCTGCAACTTTAAGAAAGAAACATGCTGACAGTGTAGCAGATCTGGGAGAGCAGATTGACAACCTTCAGAGAGTCAAGCAGAAGCTTGAGAAGGAGAAGAGTGAACTGAGACTGGAGCTGGACGATGTGGTCTCCAACATGGAGCAGATTGTTAAATCCAAG ACAAACCTTGAAAAGATGTGCCGGACTCTTGAGGACCAGATGACTGAGTATAGGAGTAAATTTGAGGAAGGACAACGCAGCATCAATGACCTCAGCATGCAAAAAGCTAAACTGCAAACTGAGAATG GTGAACTCACAAGACAACTGGAAGAGAAGGATTCCTTGGTCTCTCAGCTGACCAGAAGCAAGCAGTCCTATACCCAACAGATTGAGGATCTTAAGAGACAACTTGAAGAAGAAGTCAAG GCCAAGAACGCTCTGGCTCATGCAGTGCAGTCGGCTCGTCATGATTCTGACCTGCTCAGAGAGCAGTATGAAGAGGAGCAGGAGGCTAAGGGTGAGCTACAGCGCAGTCTCTCCAAAGCAAACTCTGAGGTAGCTCAGTGGAGAACCAAGTATGAAACTGATGCCATCCAGAGAACAGAAGAGCTGGAGGATGCAAA GAAGAAACTTGCTCAGCGTCTGCAAGATGCAGAGGAAGCTGTGGAAGCTGTAAATGCCAAATGTTCCTCTCTGGAGAAGACTAAACACAGACTGCAGAATGAGATTGAAGATCTTATGGTTGATGTGGAAAGGTccaatgctgctgctgctgctctggaCAAGAAGCAAAGGAACTTTGACAAG ATCCTGGCTGAGTGGAAGCAGAAATATGAAGAATCGCAGTCTGAGCTGGAGAGCTCCCAAAAAGAGGCCAGATCTCTAAGCACTGAACTCTTCAAACTGAAGAACTCTTACGAGGAGTCCCTTGATCATCTGGAGACCATGAAGAGGGAGAACAAAAACCTCCAAG AGGAAATTTCTGACCTCACTGAACAAATTGGTGAAAGTGGCAAGAGCATCCATGAACTGGAGAAAATCCGTAAACAGCTGGAGCAAGAAAAGACTGAGATTCAGTCTGCACTGGAGGAGGCTGAG gCGTCCCTTGAGCATGAAGAAGGAAAGATCTTGAGGGCCCAACTGGAATTCAGCCAGGTAAAGGCTGAAATTGAGCGTAAACTGGCAGAAAAGGATGAGGAAATGGAGCAGGCCAAGAGGAATCACCAAAGAGTGGTGGACACCCTGCAAAGCTCTCTAGAATCTGAGACTCGCAGTAGAAATGAGGCCCTGAggctgaagaagaagatggagggAGACTTAAATGAGATGGAGATCCAGCTTAGCCAGGCTAACAGGCAGGCTGCAGAGGCCCAGAAACAACTCAAGAGTCTCCATGGACATATGAAG GATACTCAACTGCACCTGGATGATGCTCTCCGTGCTAACGATGATCTCAAAGAGAACATTGCTATTGTGGAGAGACGCAACAATCTGCTGCAGGCTGAACTGGATGAACTGAGATCCCTGGTAGAGCAGACCGAGAGAGGCCGCAAACTGGCTGAGcaggaactgctggatgtcAGTGAGAGGGTTCAGCTACTGCACTCTCAG AACACTAGCTTGCTGAACCAGAAGAAGAAACTAGAGGCAGACACTTCTCAGCTTCAGACTGAGGTAGAGGAGGCTTTACAAGAGTGCAGGAATGCTGAGGAAAAAGCCAAAAAAGCCATCACTGATGCTGCCATGATGGCAGAAGAGCTGAAGAAGGAGCAGGACACCAGTGCTCACCTGGAGCGCATGAAGAAGAACATGGAGCAGACCATTAAAGACCTCCAGCACCGTCTGGATGAAGCTGAGCAAATTGCCATGAAAGGTGGCAAGAAGCAGGTCCAGAAGCTGGAAGCTAGA GTGAGAGAGCTTGAAAATGAGGTGGAGATAGAACAGAGAAAGGCCAGTGATTCTGTGAAAGGTATTCGTAAATATGAGAGACGAATCAAGGAGCTAACTTACCAG ACTGAAGAAGACCGCAAGAATCTGGCACGTCTTCAGGACCTGGTAGACAAACTGCAGTTGAAAGTCAAGTCCTACAAGAGAACTGCAGAGGAAGCT GAGGAGCAGGCCAATTCCAATCTGTCCAAGTTCCGGAAGATACAGCATGAGCTGGATGAGGCAGAGGAAAGGGCTGATATTGCTGAATCCCAGGTGAACAAGCTGAGAGCCAAAAGCCGTGACACTGGCTCCAAG AAAGGGCATGATGAAGAGTGA